From the Macaca nemestrina isolate mMacNem1 chromosome 18, mMacNem.hap1, whole genome shotgun sequence genome, the window gtctggtgagggccattTCCATGTTGGCACCTTCTTGCTGGGTCCTCACAGGCTCAAGCACAGTGGcccaatcacagttcactgtaacctcgacttcctggactcaagcaatcctcctgcctcagcctcccaagtagctaggactacaagcaccagccaccacaccgggctacataaatgttttgtaaagacggggtgccattatgtttcccaggctggtcttgaactcctggctttaagcaatcctcccaccttggcctctcaaagaactgggattacagacataagccaccacacccggcctgcagTCTCTTTTATTAGGACACTAATCCCAATCATGAGGGGTCTGccaaagtccccacctcctaATAACATCAATTAAAGTGTTAGAATTCGAACACATGAATTTTTAGGGTACACAAATATTCAAGCCATAGCAAGAGGAAAGAGGAGGTGTTTGTAGATATCATGAGCAATTGTATGGATGTGGCCCCACATACTGGAGGCAAACAGATGAGGCGCTAAAAGCATGAGTTAAGGGCACGTGTTTTGATCCCTGAGAGACATCCAAAGGACGATCTCCTGTAGGTACTTGAAAGTAGGAATCTGGAGTACATAGAAGAGAAGTTGGAGTTTGACCTAAAGTGAGGTCTTTGTAGCCATGGAAGTGGCTAAGCTCACCTGGGGAAGATACCATTTACCAAAGGTAAGCCGAGGGTACAGTTCAGCTAACCAGAAGCATGTTAGAATTTGGCTGCAGAGCATACCAAAAGCCTAAGAGATTGGTACTGGTCCTAAAGAAAAGACACTCTATCCAGCACAAGTGAGATGCACAAAGTATCCAATTCAACAAGCCAGAGACACACATGCTAGACAGGCCCACAGCTCTGCATTGCCTAAGTGGGACTAGAGCTGGGACGGTGGCGCACAGCTTCTTCTCCAGTCCTAACACTTAGAATCATGGGATGGAGATTCGTGTTAGTGCCCGACAGTCACACCCGTGTTACCCTCCTGCTGATGTGGAGGAAGAGACCTGAGGAGTTCCTCCGCAAACGCTTTTACCCATATTGCTAGATTTACATGGAGATCACCTAGCGATATGCAGTAGACATGGCAAGGCACACGGCCAAACCCCACTGATGGATCTCCACCGTTCACCACATCCCACTTGCCCAGGAATGCGCAGGCGCTGCCGGAACCGGGCACCGGAAGTGGCTCGTGGCTTCCGGTTCCTCACCAGTGTGCCGCTGTAGCGCAAGTCATCTCGTTGGCACTTCCGCTGACCCGTGCGGTTGGTGGCCAAGCGGAGACCCAGGATCTCCCTGAGGCCGCGCGAGGTCTTCTGGGAGTCCTACTCACCACATCCGCTACTCGGACTCCAAGCTTTAAGTGGCGACCCGCGCCAAGCAGTAGCTGTTCCGTGAAGACGGAGGTCATTGCCCCTGTACTTCTGTGTACAGCAAAGACGAAAGGAAATTGAGGTCTAGCGCTAGCTTCCCAGAATGACGCCGGAATTTTCTGCTGAGTTCCAGGGAGCAAGCGATTTTACTTCCCTTATTAAGCAGCACAAAGTCATTCACTTTCTAAACCACAATCCTAACAGTCTTCAAAATTTACCTCATTGCCACCTAAAACcacttaagtattttttttaaaaagttcacttCATTGCCATCatcataaaatatcatttattagAAGCCAAATTGCACATTAGACGTAATCAATAACTTCAGAGCTTGCAAACTAGAGCGAAGACTGATGAGAATATGTCAAAAACAGTAAAACCAAAACATTAAACAGTATAAgtgtatacaataaatataattctGAGGTATCCAAAGGAACTGGGGATTACAGCACATTCTTATGTTTACACAGAAGAATATTTATATTGTATTCTCCCCTACAGACTTAATGCAACGAGGAATgtcaattttaaaagacaaaacaccTGTACTACTTAGATGGGCCTTGGAAAGATGGGTAATGGTCATCTTTGAATCAGATCAATAGCTCTCCTAAATTACAAAACTAAGCCACATGAATATATACACTTCTAATGTAATGAACATCATTTTGTTAAACAGATGGTCAAAGCAAAAACACTTTCCTACTAAAATCCCACAGGGATAACAAGTTTAATGAACATTCAAAATAGACTATTCATATAAACTATAACCTGCTATGTCTCCCTTTGTACACATAGGCAGTAAATTGCAGATTACTTTGATCAGACTCTGCAGTTTCAGATTGTATGACATCTTATGCTGCAGTCACTAGAACATTGCCACTTAATTATATGGAAACTCAGGAGGCAAAGACTCAAAATGGCATTTACTGTGAAATGTCATTAGAGTTTTAACTCCCTGAATTATTGGGTTAGTCATTTTCTATGTTAAATGAGGAGGTGTCAATAGACTACCACCTGTAGCAACAAAGCtctaaataaaactattttgagTCCACCTCATTCAAAACAACTACATTCCACAATTTCTTAAATTACAAAATGTAAACTGCTGACAGCTGAATTCCATTGGAAAAATGCTGTTTCCATCAATGATGATTGTTTAACAGACTGTTTATTCCAGCAATCATGTTAAGGAACTGTTGGAAACACATTTTCATCACTGCATCAACAAAAACGAAGAAATTTGTCTGAGTCAATTTATTCAGCATAAAGTTTTCACTCTCATAGTGTGATTTCCATGCTGCAAAATGCAGTTAACCAATCATTCATAGCAATAAACTCTTGCATTTAGTTTTTCATTCCCATATTAACTTTTATCCAGTATTTGTGAATAGCACCTAACATGGTATAGGCTAGTATCTCTGAGTTAAGGACAATTTTATGGAATTTATCTCCATCAATTGACACTGTAAACAGAAGGGTGAAAAGCCATCATCACAAAAAGCCTGAAGCTTACCAGCAGATACATCTTTTCCTTCAATTCCCTGGGGGCAAAGCAGCTTGAATTACATCCAGCAAATGTATTTAAGTACAAGTGCACAATAAGCAAACAACTGAAAATATGCCTATTTCCCAGTAACTGACACTTAggggattttcatttttttctgcataccAATCATTAACAGTATTATACCAAAAAGCCATTTTAGTTATACCCACATGTATGTTAATGTTTCTGAAAAGGGctattttttctaatcttttagGGAAGTTTGTCATAATCTTCCAAAATCTGGAGAATAAACTGTAAAAATTAGAGGTTAATTGTGAAGGAAGACTCATGTGAAAAGGCAAACTTCCCTATTAAGGTGCAAAACAGGATGTATGGCACAAACTCTCGCTTTCTGCTATGTTTTCTAGGAgccaaaacaaaaatgacagcATCCATCTTTTGTATCACTCCCATTCTGTCCaagtgccttctttttttttttttttttttttttttgagacggagtctcgctctgtcacccaggctggagtgcagtggccggatctcagctcactgcaagctctgcctcccgggttcacgccattctcctgcctcagcctcccgagtagctgggactataggcgcccgccacctcgcccggctagttttttgtattttttagtagagacggggtttcaccgtgttaaccaggatggtctcgatctcccgacctcgtgatccgcccgtctcggcctcccaaagtgctgggattacaggcttgagccaccgcgcccggccttgtccAAGTGCCTTCTAAGATATTCCCCTCTACTTCTTTCTGCAGCAACTCTGCTAATCCAGACCTTTCCCAATTTCATCCCCCATCCTGTGACTCATTAGATCTTTGACTGAAATATTAGGGTCCCTGATAAGTGCTGAGCCACCTGCCAGTTTCTCCCACTGAGGGCAAAAGCAGGAGAGCAAGGAGGTGGTGTTCTTGTTGTTATTTAACAAAGATCATGATAATCTCAGAGTTGGCTAATACGTAATCTAACTGGAGACTATCTTTCTACACATTTCAAAGCACCTCAGAGAAACCTGGAGGCTGGTGTCCTGTCTCCTAAGAGTGGAGACATCAGAAACAAAGAGCCAAGTCTGACCTTGACATACAGAGCAGCACATAGTCTCAACTGTGGATCTGCAAAccagaaacaagacaaaaatgacaaaaagagagaaactctCTCTGGGTTTTTGTTAGTTTCAGTTTTCCTCTCACCTGAACAGTATCTTCCTGCCTCTACTCAGTAATAAGAGCTTAGCTGAGTAGCCAGCATCTTTTTGTACATTCAGTCCTCAATCTGCTGTTCTGTAGGACCACCTTCTGCTACCTTCCATACAATTAGTCCTCAAGAGTCTTTTATCTTTTCTCATGACGATTCCCAGCAGCAATTCAATTTTAGCAAATATTATACTTTTATACTGTCTATTTAAGTAGAATGAGAGCATTCTTCCATCCTAATCAAAACCCATGTAAATACTGTTTTGCTGACAGGCATACAATCAACTTTAATGAGAAATTGTATATGAATCTATATTTACAAAATTCTGTGGTTCTTTAACATTAATAACCATACTATTTAACAATATTTTGCTCCAATATTTATCTATAATAGCAGTATGTAAAGATCTACATATTATTAAGTATTTTGGTTAAAATCTAACAATTTTCTATATGCATTTTCTTTGGAGATGGAGAGGAAATGTTatgggtgttttttaaaaaaccaaaacccaactAAGACCTTCAGTACTGTACTCTGCAAAGTGTGAAATCTCTTATCTGATTAGAGAGACAAGAATTCAAACCTGAAGTCCTGGAGAGTCTTCTGCTGCTTTACAACTGTATATGTAAGTCAGGCTTTGGGTACAGCACAAAGGGAATGAAGGGGTTCCAGGATGCAAGCACACTGAATCGCCTTCATGATGACCATTCTCACCTACCTATCTCAGCTCCCCTTTCCCTGGCTGCTTGCAGTGTTACTACGTGGTGCAAATGCCAACAAATGCTGCAGTCTTGCAGACCTTTGGAGTCACAGAGACCCAAGCTTAATGTCAGTTTCACCACAATGTGATTTGTGTGCTGGGCAAAGTACTGACTTTACCCTCTGAGGACTTCAGTTTCCTCGTTTATgaaacaaaggtttttttttttttcccctctgtcacagatttattctgaaaattaaattagataatatatcGAAAGTAGCTAGCATGCTCACTGAGAAACAATTACAATTATTCATAGTAAGACAGGTAATGTGCTTCAGTAGCGATTTGGAGGCAAATCTTAGAAAAGAGCAAGTACTTTTTCCCCTCCCCAAGTCAAGTCCAGCCTCCAGAAAAGGGCTGCAGTTAGACTTCTAAAATTCTTGCAAACAATTGGGTCCTAAATGCCAGTACCTGCCCCTGGCATCAGAACCATGACAGAGAACTCTGTGGATACTAATGGCCATCAAGATATAAACTAGTCCACCCATTTGAGAACTTTTACAGGGCAGAAAAAAACTTCTAAATGCCTATGGGAATGCACATGTAAAACAGCAATCTTATACAAATATTACATTCAAATAGTTAtagcaaaaaaaaagtataaaacatataaaagcaTTTACTTTCCTAGATATAGCTGCAGAACtggcaaaatataaataaattctcCTCCTTCTAAAAGTTAGAAACTAcgtaaacaaaattaaaagaactctAGCAAAAGccttcattttaatgaaaattgaatttaaacaaaagttttgtatctttttctgGCTCACAGTTGAACAGTAACCGAGTTCAAATCCTGGGTTCATTCACTAGCTTTGTGGCATGGATTTTGCGTCCCTagttataaaatggaaatgatactGCCTAAATCAAGGTTGTGGTGAGAATTAAGTATTACATGGGaatgtgtgtaaagtgcttagcacattgCCTGGGACATATACAGTAACTGCTTCCCACCATACAGATACTGAAAAGCCCAATCACTAATAACAAGTTGTTAAATTTATGTGGTGTTTTTTATGTGAGTTCGCTTATGAGTAATGAGATGCAAATTTGACCTGAAACTTTTCCCACACACAGTACATTTAAAAGTTTCCTCTACCATGTGGCTCTTCTGGTGGCATGCAAGTTCTGAGTCCAAAGCAAAACTTTTCTCGCATGTTTTGCACGTATAGGGCCTTTCCTCTGTATGAATGTTCTGATGGGAAATAAGCTCAGAGAAACAAGGAAAGGTCATGTCACAGTCAGGACATTGCAAGGGCTTGAATTTTGAGAATGAGAAGAAATTGTCCCCATCATCGCTGCAGCGTTCAAAGTCCTCGTCGTGGCTCTTCTCAGAAAGGGCAGGATATGAGGACTGCCTGAAGCTCTTCAAGCACTTAGTGTGCTGGTACTGGGGGCCTGATATGAATGTTTCCTCAGGCAAAGCAAGATTTGGTTTctcattaaaatgtttatcaCGGTTAGTAGATTCGTAAGCTTTTTCAGCACTGTGGCTTTTCTGATGCTGTGCCAATCCTGGGAGCCACATAAAACCTCTACCACATATGCTACATGTATAGGGCTTCTCCTTTACATGGCTATTCACGTGTCGGGACAGATGCGAGTGCTGGCGAAAGCTGGCACTGCACTTGGCACACTTATAAGGTTTCTCACCAGTATGGATTCTCCTGTGTGTCCTCAGGTTGGCTCTATGATTGAAGATCTTCCCACAGTCACcacatttatgttttttctctCCTGAATGAACTTTCTGATGCAAAACCAGGTATGAATGATCGCTGAAGTTTTGGTCACACTCAGGACATTTATACACATTTTTGGCTCCTTCCCAGGAAGAATCAAGAATTTCAGAAAGTGTGTTGGTTCCTAAATATTCAGAGAGTTCTACTAACGGGGTGTGGTTTTCAATGGTAACTAAAAGGCTGATGACCCTTCTCTTGCAAGTGGGAGTTCCACTTAATATTTTCCCTTCAGGGTTTCCAACTCCATCCTCAGAGAATTTTTCTGGGTAAGGGACAAGGGGTGCAGCAATGGGGTACTTTTCTAGGGCAAGCTCGTCAAGTTCCATAGACTCTAGGTTTAACTGCTGATTAATCTCTGGCTTGCCTTCCTCTCCTGttgataaaaacaaaagaaagcaaaacatagACAATACCTTCAAGGGATACTGGGAAAAAAGTAAGCTAAAAGGTAGTTACAAAGAAGACCAGGAAACTTTAGAAGGGTTATCCTATAACCCAGACATGAAACACACAAAATCAGGACGAAGCAGACTCTCCTGGTCTCCCAGAAGATCCAGTTTTGGGTGAATATCCAAAGGTAAGGAGGGGAGAATAGCTATAACTAATTCAGAGTCCAGTGGGATAGGTACTAAGGACAATCTCGGTAGTGGCTGTCTAGAGGTGAACTTTTCCAGCTTGTCTATTTACACCTCAAGAGCCTTTCATTTTTGAAGCTATCTCAAGCGACAGCAGAACAATTAACAATTGGAAAAAAGATTAGGATTCATATTTATCACGAAAGAGAGGGGTTGGGtaagtgtctcacgcctgtaatctcagcactttgggaagctgaggtgggaggatcacttgaggctagaagtttgagaccagtctgggcaacatagtgagactccatctctacaaaaaataatttttaaaaattagccaggcttggtggcacatgcctgtagtcctagatactcaggaggctgaggcaggaggatcacttgagctcaggagttttgagttgtgccattgcactccaacctaggtgacagccTAGGTgacttgtttcttaaaaaaaaaaaaaaaaaaaaaagataagatgaCAGCAAGaatgagggagaaagaaaataatttttaaaaagaaaagaaagcaatcaaGTGAGCATTTTTCTCCTATAACAGAAAAGCACACAGGTTATCAGAAACAGTTTCATTATCAACAGGAGAACTCTCCAAAATCTCTTTATCCCTCACTGAGGAAAGATCAAGGTAGAAGGCTATGTGTACTGCATGAAAATAACAGCC encodes:
- the LOC105467867 gene encoding zinc finger protein 597, with amino-acid sequence MASMPPTPEAQGPILFEDLAVYFSQEECVTLHPAQMSLSRDATKECLEDAALMGEEGKPEINQQLNLESMELDELALEKYPIAAPLVPYPEKFSEDGVGNPEGKILSGTPTCKRRVISLLVTIENHTPLVELSEYLGTNTLSEILDSSWEGAKNVYKCPECDQNFSDHSYLVLHQKVHSGEKKHKCGDCGKIFNHRANLRTHRRIHTGEKPYKCAKCSASFRQHSHLSRHVNSHVKEKPYTCSICGRGFMWLPGLAQHQKSHSAEKAYESTNRDKHFNEKPNLALPEETFISGPQYQHTKCLKSFRQSSYPALSEKSHDEDFERCSDDGDNFFSFSKFKPLQCPDCDMTFPCFSELISHQNIHTEERPYTCKTCEKSFALDSELACHQKSHMVEETFKCTVCGKSFRSNLHLITHKRTHIKNTT